The Streptomyces sp. WZ-12 genome segment GCAGGTAGCCGAGTTCGGCCTCTCCGACATCTGGACGGACGTGACTGCGATGCTCCGCGTCACGCCGGTTGAGCTCGACGGTGCCGATCATCGCTCCGTCGAGCTCGATCGCGAAGAGGCCGGGGCGTCGCTCCGGCGTCTCCGGCAACTTGCGTTCGCACTCCTCACGCGGTCGAGAGCCGCCCAGGTAGGTGTTCACCTCCGGTGAGGTGAACAGCTCGATGAACGTCGCACGGTCCCGGGCCTCGGATGCGCGGAGTACGAGCCGCTCGGTCCGTATCGGGGCGGGTGGCCAGGCGACGGCTCCTAGTTCGGTCATGGCGGGCAAGCTACCGCACGCCCGCCGGGCAGGAGCCTCGGACGACCAACAGGCAGATCGACGGTCCACACCAGCTACGACGCGTCTCCCGCGGCGAGTTGGTCCATGAGAGTGCGGAAGTGCGTGGCCCGTTTCCGCCGACTGAAAAATCAGTCAATGCATGAGGTGCGCCTCCGAACTGGAAGGAGCGACCAGGCATCTGGTCTCCTGGCGTCGGAGGGACTGGAGGTTTCGGAGGGGTCAGTCGTCGTTGCGGTAGTGGCTGAGGGAGACCGTCACCGAGCCGCCTCCGGGAACGGCTTCGACCAGCCGCACGATCGCGATGTCCCGGCCGTTGGCGCTGCGTACGCAGAAGGGGTGCTGGTCTTCGACTTCGCTGAACTTCAGCGAAGTCACCGGGTTGTTGTCGATCCCCGAGAGGCAGCCACCGACGGTCAGGCTGTCACCGGGGGCGATGAACGCGTCGCTGTCCTCGGGGATCGCGAAAGCGGTCGCTGTGCGGGACAGGTACCAGGTGGCGCTGGACTCCGGAACGACCTTGCCGTTCTGCAGGTCGAACTCGTAACTCGCATCCGGGGAGGTGAGTTCCACGCCCGCGTATCCGGGGCGGTAGGCGTCCTCGGGAGCCTCCTCCGACTGCTCGGATGCGGTGGACGGGGCCGCATCCTCGGCGGGGTAGTCGAAGTAGTAGACCGCACCGCCGCCGAGCAGCAGCGCGGTGGCCACCGCCAGGACGAACCAGCGAACGGGCCTGCTCCGGCGCTGCGGTGGGGGTGGAGGCAAGGCGGGATTGGACCCTGCGGGCTGGGGGAGGGGCACGGAGGTGGCGGTGACGGTCGGCTGTGCGTGTGGTGACTCCGGTGGTGCGGAGGGTTCGTGGTGGCGGCTCAACTCCGAACGAACGGCGGTCGGGAGCCAGCCTTCGGTGAACCGCACCTGGGCGCCCACGGCGGGGTGGCGGCGCACCGCCTCGATGAGCGTGGTGGTCGTGGGCCGCGCGGCGGGGTCCTTCGCCAGGCACTGCCCCAGCAGGTCGTGCAGTTCGACCGGTACGCGGGAGAGGTCGGGCGGTTCGTGGACCGCCCGGTACAGGGCGACGGATTCGGGGCAGTCGCCGAAGGGGGGTCTGCCGCCGGAGGCGTAGACGGCCAACGCGCCGAGTGCGAAGACGTCGGTGGCAGGGGTGGCGATCCGCCCCAGGGCCTGCTCGGGAGCCATGAAGGCGGGTGTGCCGATCCGCAGGCCGGCGCCGGTCAGGGCGACGGCGTCGGCGGCACGCGCGATGCCGAAGTCGATGACCCGGGGGCCGTCGGCGGCCACCAGCACATTGGCCGGCTTGAGATCCCGGTGGACGACCGCGGCGCCATGGATCGACTGAAGGGCCTCCGCGATGCCCGCCATGAGGAGCAGTACGGTCCGCACCGGCAGCGGACCGTGCCGGCGGAGCACCTCGTGCAGTGAGGGGGCGGGCACGTAGGCCGTCGCCAGCCACGGAGTCACGGCATCGACACCGGCGTCGATGACCTGGGCGGTGTAAAGACCGTGAATGCGCCGGGCGTTGGACACCTCCTGGGCGAAGCGGTGACGGAACTCGGGATCCCCGGCGAGTTCCGACCGCACCGCCTTGAGGGCCACCGGGCGGCCGCCCGGCGTGTACGCCAGGTACACATGTCCCATGCCGCCCGAGCCGAGCCGGGCGTGCAGCCGGTACCCGCCGATCTCCTCTGGATCATCGACGGCCAGAGCCGCGGAGGTGGGCAGCGCGCCGGGATGCTCGGAGGTCATGTGCTGGCTCTTT includes the following:
- a CDS encoding serine/threonine-protein kinase, with the protein product MTSEHPGALPTSAALAVDDPEEIGGYRLHARLGSGGMGHVYLAYTPGGRPVALKAVRSELAGDPEFRHRFAQEVSNARRIHGLYTAQVIDAGVDAVTPWLATAYVPAPSLHEVLRRHGPLPVRTVLLLMAGIAEALQSIHGAAVVHRDLKPANVLVAADGPRVIDFGIARAADAVALTGAGLRIGTPAFMAPEQALGRIATPATDVFALGALAVYASGGRPPFGDCPESVALYRAVHEPPDLSRVPVELHDLLGQCLAKDPAARPTTTTLIEAVRRHPAVGAQVRFTEGWLPTAVRSELSRHHEPSAPPESPHAQPTVTATSVPLPQPAGSNPALPPPPPQRRSRPVRWFVLAVATALLLGGGAVYYFDYPAEDAAPSTASEQSEEAPEDAYRPGYAGVELTSPDASYEFDLQNGKVVPESSATWYLSRTATAFAIPEDSDAFIAPGDSLTVGGCLSGIDNNPVTSLKFSEVEDQHPFCVRSANGRDIAIVRLVEAVPGGGSVTVSLSHYRNDD
- a CDS encoding GNAT family N-acetyltransferase; amino-acid sequence: MTELGAVAWPPAPIRTERLVLRASEARDRATFIELFTSPEVNTYLGGSRPREECERKLPETPERRPGLFAIELDGAMIGTVELNRRDAEHRSHVRPDVGEAELGYLLLPEAWGHGYAAEACAAALDWFADELPDEPVVLYTQTANDRSMRLAATLGFTEVERFQAWGAEQWMGVRLPVTPPA